From Sporolactobacillus pectinivorans:
ATATGATCGGAATTATTATTGCTTTTATAATGGGAATGCTCCTGGCGCTCACATACATTGTCGGCCGCAGGAGCTTGACTCCCCCATTAATCAGCCATATACTTATTAACCTGCTTATTAAGCCTCGGTTATTGATGTTCATTATACGTGTACTCAAAAATTGTTTAATTTATAAACGAAGTTGCTCATACCGTGTTTCTTATTTCGTCACTTATCGCTGCACACTTGAGGCAGAAATTTAAGCGAAAGAGCGAATTACTATTGACAGATATAAAAGGGGGTTTTTTATGAAAAGAATCATTTCGGTTTTTATTGGTATTGCACTCTTATTATCTCTGGCAGCCTGCAGCAGCCAGTCGGGCCAGTCAGACAAATGGGAAAAAAGTATTTCAGCAAATAAACTTACCCAGCAGGAAAAAATTGCGATCGATTTTACGCAAAACTTATACAGCGGCAATAAATCCAAACAGATCGCAACGATTAATCAATATGCTGCTCCAAAAACTATCAGCAGTTTAAAGGATAAAATAAAGGTTGGAGGTTTCCAGCAAACATTTCATTCTGTTGAGGTCATTAAAGGAGCCCAGGCAAAACTCAAAGGCAGAGAATATTTTCTTGCCCTGCTCGAGATGAAAGATTCAAAAAGCGTTGTTAACAAACGCATTGTCATCATGCCTGGTGACAAGGTCCTGCACATTCTTTCAGGAAATGTACAGACTTACAAAAAAGAACTCGGAAGCTGATCCGTATACATTAAAAAAGGCTATCGATTCTGGATTGCCGCAATGCAGTAATTGTTCATCGAAAAACGTAAAATTAGACTAAGGCTGTTACGATCATGTAACAGCCTTTTTTGGGTCATCTTTCCTCAAATTGAGGCGGGAGTCTCCCGACTGACTATTAGTTGCTCCCAACCGTGTGTAAGTCGCTCCTAACCGCATATTAGTTGCTCCTAATCTTTCGGATGCCATGCAGCTCCTCTTTAAAAGGAAAATAAAGCGTCATCCCGGAACAGGCGACAATAAGACCAAAACAGAGCAGAATCCACGGAACAGATAGTTGGCCGGTCAGGAATGAGCCAAAAAGTGCGCCCAGGGGAACAGTACATGAGCCAAGCATCGCGTTAAAGCTATTGACCCGTCCCCTCTTGTCATCTTCAGTAATCAATTGGAAAGTTGTTCCAATGCCGATACTGGCAAAGCTGATCCCCAGACCCAGTAATCCGAAGAAGAAAGTCAGCGGGATAAAATTCGGCAGTAATCCTGCTAAGATTAAAGCAGTACCCTCCAAAACAAGGCCAGCCAATGACAATCTGATCTGGTTACTGATATGGCTGAAAAGAATGATCACGCTTCCCAACAAAGCACCTATCGATATTGCCGCGTCCATCCAACCCAATCCTGTCGATCCGAATCTTAATTGATGACTGATGACAACAAGGAAAACTTCAATCGGCGCGAGAAAGAAGTTAATGATCACACCACCCACCAAAGTAAGGCATAAAAGACGTTTCATTCGAAATGTATAGAAAAGCCCCTCTTTAAATCTTGTAAAAAATGATTCACCACGCCCCGGTTGATTTATTGGAGGAATTTTCAGAAAAAGTGAGAAGAAAAAAGAAATAATAAATGATAGACCGTTTAAAACGAATACTGAACTGATCGATAAAACCGAGATCAATATACCGCCGATAACTGGCCCCAATATAGTCGAAAAACGCCTAATAAATTCAAAAATCGCATTCCCTGCTGACAAATTGTTCTTATCCAAAACAAGCGGAACTGTAGAAGAAAGAGCAGGTGAGAAAAAAGCATTCATCGCTGAAATCATGACAAGAAATAAATTAATTGTAATCAGTGAGAAGTGCCCTTCTAAAGTCAGGACAGCGATCACAAACATAACCAGCCCTCTGACAAAATCTGAGATCATCAATATTTGTTTCTTTATATTCCGATCAGCAAAGACACCCGCCCATGGCATAACAAGGATTGAAGGAAGTGTCATGCAGATTACACTCATCCCAAGGGACATGGCTGAACCCGTCTGCTTCATAATCGTCCACATTAGGCCGATATAATAGATCTGATCCCCGAAGATAGAAATACCCTGCCCTCCAAGCAATAGTAAAAATTGACGATTTTTCAATAACCCATTCATCATATTTTCATCATTCCATTTATATAGAATTAATATTTCTATTTATATCGAATATAGAAGCAAAAATTAGCCATTTTCCCTCATCAGACTAATCTTTAATCAGTGACTGAAGCATTTGATTCATTAATTTTTTGATTTGTTCATTCCTGACTTCGTAGTAGATCCGATTTTCTTTCCTGACCGGCCTTACAAAACCATAGTACGAAAGTGAGGATAAATGATGAGAAATTGTTGAATTGGAAAGATGCAGCTGCTGCCCTAGTTCATAGCCATAAAGCGGCCTCTGATTCAGCAAACGGATAATGCTGATGCGCTTCTCGTCTGCAAGCACTTTGAAAGCCTGATCCACTTTGCCCCTGTCCGCAGAATAGCCTTGTTCTTCAAATGGGAGCTGCCTGAGGCCAAATAGGAAAAGGCAAAAATTTTCAGTACTGGTCGTAAATGACCAATCATCGTAGAATACAGAGGGAGCAAGAACAACCTCATTCATCTGATCGACAGGCATCTGATACTTCTTTGAAACGAGCTGTAAAAACTTTTTTTCACCATGTGTTTCCGCAAAATTTTTTACCTTATTGATTGTAACTTGCTGCTTTTCCAGGAAACCGCTTAATTCATCCTTCATCAATTGAGACAAAGTATACAGAAGCTTTATCAGGCGCTCTTTTGTTTCTTCTTTGTGGACATACAGATAGAGCAGCTTCCATTTTTCCTGTTCCGGCAGATTACTTTGATCAATGTTGGTCGTCGTTGTTTCCAGATTTACAGGATTAATCGTGCCTTCCGGTCCATAACCTGTGTGAAGAAAATAGGAAAACAATTTACGACTGGGAAGCTGCTTCAATGATTCGAGAAAAAGATCGATGTCAGCATAGACTTTTTCATCCCACGCAAAACGTACTAAAGTTAATCCCAGGTAACTCTCATAGTTAAAAAACACGTCCAGCTCTTTTTTTACATCCTGAGGTAAAATCGCCCTCTTTTGCACAACCCACTGTTTCAACTCAATCGGTTTCTCCTGAAAACCACGTGATTCGTCTAATTGGATTCTATCAGGTGTCGTCACACGAAACATCGCGGCGAACAGTTCAAAGACAGGAGATGTAACATAATGAACTTCAGGCATTGCTGCTTCCATTGAATCACTCCAATAGCCAATTTTGTTTCATGTCGAGTGTGAAACATTCGATTTATATAAAAACATACATTTTATGACAATGAAATTATAGCACATCTTTAGCATTCGTTGAATCCTATTCTCAGCAAAGCCATAAATATTTTAGGAATTAATCATTGGTCACAGTTCACGTCAACTTCCATTCAAGTTATTTTAAAAAAATAAAAGATTTAAAATGATTCACGCAGTCTTTATAATTTTAATTAAGAACGCAAAAGCACCCGGAGTTAAGGAATTATTATAGAATATCATCATTTGCAGGCAGTTAATCGGCACAAATAAACTTTTTACTGAACTCTTTTTCAAATGTTTAAAAATTTTTTAAAGCTGTAATTTATAGTCGGCAATTTAAGAGAGTGGGGATAATAATGAATGCATTTCTCACGGTGATACCGATAATACTTATTAGGTTCGGGCTTCTAAACATTCTAGACAAACGAGCATTAAAACGTGCAGCTTACTTTCCCCCACTAATAGGGGGTGAGAAAGTGGCATTTTGGTTCTATCAGATTGCAAACATTCTCATACTCCTGTATTTACTTTTTCTTAGAATCAGGAATGACTCATTTTGGTATTACGCAGGCTTGATCATATACAGTCTAGGGATCATTCTTTG
This genomic window contains:
- a CDS encoding CPBP family intramembrane glutamic endopeptidase; the protein is MLFALVHAGFNMIGIIIAFIMGMLLALTYIVGRRSLTPPLISHILINLLIKPRLLMFIIRVLKNCLIYKRSCSYRVSYFVTYRCTLEAEI
- a CDS encoding MFS transporter — translated: MMNGLLKNRQFLLLLGGQGISIFGDQIYYIGLMWTIMKQTGSAMSLGMSVICMTLPSILVMPWAGVFADRNIKKQILMISDFVRGLVMFVIAVLTLEGHFSLITINLFLVMISAMNAFFSPALSSTVPLVLDKNNLSAGNAIFEFIRRFSTILGPVIGGILISVLSISSVFVLNGLSFIISFFFSLFLKIPPINQPGRGESFFTRFKEGLFYTFRMKRLLCLTLVGGVIINFFLAPIEVFLVVISHQLRFGSTGLGWMDAAISIGALLGSVIILFSHISNQIRLSLAGLVLEGTALILAGLLPNFIPLTFFFGLLGLGISFASIGIGTTFQLITEDDKRGRVNSFNAMLGSCTVPLGALFGSFLTGQLSVPWILLCFGLIVACSGMTLYFPFKEELHGIRKIRSN
- a CDS encoding ArsR/SmtB family transcription factor, with product MEAAMPEVHYVTSPVFELFAAMFRVTTPDRIQLDESRGFQEKPIELKQWVVQKRAILPQDVKKELDVFFNYESYLGLTLVRFAWDEKVYADIDLFLESLKQLPSRKLFSYFLHTGYGPEGTINPVNLETTTTNIDQSNLPEQEKWKLLYLYVHKEETKERLIKLLYTLSQLMKDELSGFLEKQQVTINKVKNFAETHGEKKFLQLVSKKYQMPVDQMNEVVLAPSVFYDDWSFTTSTENFCLFLFGLRQLPFEEQGYSADRGKVDQAFKVLADEKRISIIRLLNQRPLYGYELGQQLHLSNSTISHHLSSLSYYGFVRPVRKENRIYYEVRNEQIKKLMNQMLQSLIKD